In Sphingomonas sp. LT1P40, the following are encoded in one genomic region:
- the rpsH gene encoding 30S ribosomal protein S8, with amino-acid sequence MALTDPLGDMLTRIRNGQRARKDSVLTPASKLRARVLDVLQREGYIRGYSDEQMGPAAGIRIELKYFEGQPAIKSIARVSKPGRRVYSGSKELPKVRNGLGITIVSTPRGVLSDAEARDQNVGGEVLAEVF; translated from the coding sequence ATGGCATTGACCGATCCTCTGGGTGATATGCTCACCCGCATCCGTAACGGCCAGCGTGCGCGAAAGGACTCCGTCCTGACGCCCGCGTCGAAGCTGCGCGCCCGCGTGCTCGACGTGTTGCAGCGCGAAGGCTATATCCGTGGTTACAGCGACGAGCAGATGGGGCCAGCGGCCGGCATCCGCATCGAGCTGAAATATTTCGAGGGCCAGCCCGCGATCAAGTCGATCGCGCGGGTCTCGAAGCCCGGTCGCCGCGTCTATTCGGGCTCGAAAGAGCTGCCGAAGGTGCGCAACGGCCTTGGCATCACGATCGTCTCGACGCCTCGCGGTGTTCTGTCCGACGCCGAAGCGCGCGACCAGAATGTCGGCGGCGAAGTCCTTGCGGAGGTGTTCTGA
- a CDS encoding threonine ammonia-lyase gives MTILRQPTRAGVRDAAAKVASILPPTPLFIAEIRGIPVMFKAESLQPIGAFKIRGAWHRLTAIAPDLRENGVVAFSSGNHAQGVAWAAKRLGMPAVIVMPADAPKPKRDSTLALGAEVVTYDRMSEDRTKIAAHLAHARGATLVPPFDDPWIIEGQGSIGIEVLTQVAEMRLPDPVHVVVPCGGGGLAAGVALALPDARMTIVEPEGWDDMCRSLEAGWIEPVGDNPPPTACDALQTLQVSPLTFDVLSRRGVTGVAVSEAEVRAAQRWAAAKLRLVVEPGGSVALAALLAGKVAVEPGMLVVLSGGNADPAAYAAVLSGVD, from the coding sequence GTGACGATTTTGCGACAGCCGACACGGGCCGGGGTGCGGGATGCGGCGGCAAAGGTGGCGTCGATCCTGCCGCCCACGCCGCTGTTTATCGCGGAAATCCGTGGGATTCCGGTGATGTTCAAGGCCGAATCGCTGCAGCCGATCGGGGCGTTCAAGATTCGCGGCGCGTGGCACCGGCTGACGGCGATCGCGCCGGATCTTCGCGAAAACGGCGTTGTCGCCTTCTCTTCCGGCAACCATGCGCAGGGCGTGGCATGGGCAGCGAAGCGGCTGGGGATGCCAGCGGTGATCGTGATGCCGGCGGATGCGCCCAAGCCGAAGCGCGATTCGACGCTGGCACTGGGGGCCGAGGTCGTGACGTATGACCGGATGAGCGAGGATCGCACGAAGATCGCCGCGCATCTGGCACATGCGCGCGGCGCGACACTGGTGCCGCCATTCGACGACCCGTGGATCATCGAGGGGCAAGGGAGCATCGGCATCGAGGTGCTGACGCAGGTAGCGGAGATGCGGCTGCCCGATCCGGTCCATGTCGTGGTGCCGTGCGGGGGCGGTGGGCTGGCTGCGGGCGTCGCGCTGGCGCTGCCCGATGCGCGGATGACGATCGTCGAGCCGGAGGGCTGGGACGATATGTGCCGCAGCCTGGAGGCGGGGTGGATCGAGCCGGTCGGCGACAATCCGCCGCCGACGGCATGCGATGCGTTGCAGACGCTGCAGGTGTCGCCCTTGACGTTCGACGTGCTGTCGCGACGCGGGGTGACCGGGGTTGCGGTGAGCGAGGCCGAAGTGCGGGCGGCGCAGCGCTGGGCAGCGGCGAAGTTGCGGCTGGTGGTCGAGCCGGGCGGATCGGTGGCGCTGGCGGCGCTGCTGGCGGGCAAGGTGGCTGTCGAGCCGGGGATGCTGGTGGTGCTGAGCGGGGGGAATGCCGATCCTGCGGCGTATGCGGCGGTTTTGAGCGGGGTCGATTGA
- the rplO gene encoding 50S ribosomal protein L15 produces MKLNDIKDNEGARKGRMRVGRGIGSGKGKTAGRGQKGAKARSGVAINGFEGGQMPLHMRIPKRGFNNPSAKDYSEVNLGMIQKLVDAGKLTATDIDHAALKAVGLARGGKNGVRLLAKGEITSKLNFTVAGASKGAIEAVEKAGGKVTIPEVIAPADKHKAKHRVKQKAIAELKASGKKAAKA; encoded by the coding sequence ATGAAACTGAACGACATCAAGGACAATGAAGGCGCTCGCAAGGGCCGGATGCGCGTCGGACGCGGCATCGGTTCGGGCAAGGGCAAGACCGCCGGTCGCGGCCAGAAGGGTGCCAAGGCACGTTCGGGCGTAGCGATCAACGGGTTCGAGGGTGGCCAGATGCCGCTCCACATGCGGATCCCGAAGCGCGGCTTCAACAATCCGTCGGCCAAGGATTATTCCGAGGTCAATCTGGGCATGATCCAGAAGCTGGTCGATGCTGGCAAGCTGACCGCGACCGATATCGATCATGCCGCGCTGAAGGCCGTTGGCCTGGCACGCGGCGGCAAGAACGGCGTTCGTCTGCTCGCCAAGGGCGAGATCACGTCGAAGCTGAACTTCACAGTTGCCGGCGCGTCGAAGGGCGCGATCGAGGCGGTCGAGAAGGCTGGCGGCAAGGTCACGATCCCCGAGGTCATCGCACCCGCCGACAAGCACAAGGCCAAGCATCGCGTGAAGCAGAAGGCGATCGCCGAGCTGAAAGCGTCCGGCAAGAAAGCCGCCAAGGCATAA
- the rpmD gene encoding 50S ribosomal protein L30, which translates to MATIKIKQTGSPIRRVKEQRATLVGLGLNKMHRVRELEDTPEVRGMIRKVHHMVEVLEG; encoded by the coding sequence ATGGCGACTATCAAAATTAAGCAGACCGGTTCGCCGATCCGCCGCGTCAAGGAACAGCGTGCAACGCTGGTAGGTCTTGGCCTGAACAAGATGCATCGGGTACGCGAGCTCGAAGACACGCCCGAAGTTCGCGGCATGATCCGCAAGGTGCATCACATGGTCGAAGTGCTCGAGGGTTAA
- a CDS encoding adenylate kinase, whose amino-acid sequence MNIILLGPPGAGKGTQAARLEDERGMVQLSTGDMLRAAVKAGSPVGLKAKAVMEAGELVSDEIVSGIIGERLDQPDTAKGAIFDGYPRTAPQAASLDELLAERGRVLSHVIELVVDEDALVERITGRFSCGKCGANYHDTFNLPKVEGVCDVCQSTEFKRRPDDNEETVRTRMAEYRAKTAPILPIYEARGLVKRVDGMADIAEVTDAIEAILDGK is encoded by the coding sequence GTGAACATCATCCTGTTGGGGCCTCCGGGCGCGGGCAAGGGCACCCAGGCCGCTAGGCTTGAGGACGAGCGTGGCATGGTCCAGCTCTCGACCGGCGACATGTTGCGTGCGGCGGTGAAGGCCGGCAGCCCGGTAGGGCTGAAGGCGAAAGCGGTGATGGAAGCAGGGGAGCTCGTTTCCGACGAGATCGTCAGCGGGATCATCGGCGAACGCCTCGACCAGCCGGACACGGCCAAGGGTGCGATCTTCGACGGCTATCCGCGCACCGCACCGCAGGCGGCATCTTTAGATGAGCTGCTGGCCGAACGCGGGCGGGTGTTGTCGCACGTCATCGAGCTGGTGGTGGACGAGGATGCGCTAGTCGAGCGGATCACGGGTCGTTTCAGCTGCGGCAAATGCGGCGCGAATTATCACGACACCTTCAACCTGCCCAAGGTCGAGGGCGTGTGCGACGTGTGCCAGTCGACCGAGTTCAAGCGTCGGCCCGACGATAATGAGGAAACGGTGCGCACGCGCATGGCCGAATATCGCGCCAAGACTGCACCGATCCTGCCGATCTATGAAGCGCGCGGATTGGTGAAGCGGGTGGACGGGATGGCGGACATCGCCGAAGTGACCGACGCGATCGAGGCGATCCTCGACGGAAAGTGA
- the secY gene encoding preprotein translocase subunit SecY, with protein sequence MASAADQLASGLNLSKFGKATELKKRLWFTLGALIIFRMLSYVPLPGVDPTQLGLLAERTQGGVLDFFNTFSGGALERMSVIALGVMPYITASIVVQLATSLSPQLAAIKKEGESGRKKLNQYTRYGTVALTAIQGYVIAVGLETLGATQGLAPVVEPGMLFRVAAVVSLIGGTMFLMWLGEQITSRGVGNGISLIIMAGIVAHLPTTLVQLFEGGRTGSLDPIKLVGIFVAVALLVLFICFMERAQRRILIQYPKRQTQRGVQSERSHLPLKINTAGVIPPIFASSLLLMPLTVSQFAGTATAGESAWGDLIINLNQYLQHGSLVYMLLYGAGIIFFSFFYTAVVFNPEETADNLKKYGGFIPGIRPGKNTEAYFDYVLTRITVIGAAYLTVICLLPEYLVSALAIPFYLGGTSLLIVVNVTMDTVTQIQSHLLAHQYGDLIKKAKLKGGRLR encoded by the coding sequence ATGGCATCCGCAGCCGATCAACTTGCATCCGGCCTCAACCTGTCGAAGTTCGGCAAGGCCACCGAACTCAAGAAGCGCCTGTGGTTTACGCTCGGCGCGCTGATTATCTTCCGGATGCTGAGTTACGTCCCGCTGCCCGGCGTCGATCCGACGCAGTTGGGCCTGCTGGCCGAGCGCACGCAGGGCGGCGTGCTCGATTTCTTCAACACCTTCTCGGGCGGCGCGCTGGAGCGCATGTCGGTGATCGCACTGGGCGTGATGCCGTACATTACGGCGTCGATCGTGGTGCAGCTGGCGACCTCACTCTCGCCACAGCTCGCCGCGATCAAGAAAGAGGGTGAGAGCGGTCGCAAGAAGCTCAACCAGTACACCCGCTATGGCACCGTCGCGCTGACCGCGATCCAAGGCTATGTTATCGCGGTCGGGCTGGAGACGCTGGGCGCGACGCAGGGGTTGGCCCCGGTGGTCGAACCGGGCATGTTGTTCCGCGTCGCCGCTGTCGTCTCGCTGATCGGCGGCACCATGTTCCTGATGTGGCTGGGTGAGCAGATCACCAGCCGCGGCGTCGGTAACGGCATTTCGCTCATCATCATGGCGGGCATCGTCGCGCATCTGCCGACGACGCTGGTTCAGCTGTTCGAGGGTGGCCGCACCGGTTCGCTCGATCCGATCAAGCTGGTCGGCATCTTCGTCGCGGTCGCGCTGCTGGTGTTGTTCATCTGTTTCATGGAGCGTGCGCAGCGCCGTATCCTGATCCAGTATCCGAAGCGCCAGACGCAGCGCGGCGTTCAGTCGGAGCGCAGCCATTTGCCGCTCAAGATCAACACCGCCGGCGTGATCCCGCCGATCTTCGCATCGTCGTTGTTGCTGATGCCGCTGACGGTCAGCCAGTTCGCGGGCACCGCCACGGCGGGGGAGAGCGCGTGGGGCGATCTCATCATCAACCTCAACCAGTATCTGCAACATGGCAGCCTGGTGTATATGCTGCTGTACGGCGCGGGCATCATCTTCTTCTCGTTCTTCTACACCGCCGTGGTGTTCAATCCGGAAGAGACCGCCGACAACCTCAAGAAATATGGTGGATTCATTCCGGGCATCCGTCCGGGCAAGAATACCGAGGCCTATTTCGATTATGTGCTGACGCGCATCACCGTGATCGGTGCCGCGTATCTGACGGTCATCTGCCTGTTGCCCGAATATCTGGTTTCAGCGCTGGCCATTCCCTTCTATCTCGGCGGCACCAGCCTGCTTATCGTGGTCAACGTCACGATGGATACGGTGACGCAGATCCAGTCGCATCTGCTGGCGCACCAGTATGGCGATCTGATCAAAAAGGCGAAGCTGAAGGGCGGCCGACTCCGCTAA
- the rplR gene encoding 50S ribosomal protein L18, with protein MSKGLSLFEKRRRRNRTSLKARAGSRPRLSVHRSGKHIYVQVIDDAQGKTLAAASTLEKDVRGTSGANIDAAKAVGLRIAQVAKDAGVTQVVFDRGGFLFHGRVKALADAAREGGLEF; from the coding sequence ATGAGCAAAGGTCTCTCACTCTTCGAGAAGCGGCGCCGCCGCAATCGTACCTCGCTGAAGGCACGCGCCGGCAGCCGTCCGCGGCTTTCGGTGCATCGCTCGGGCAAGCACATCTATGTGCAGGTCATCGACGACGCGCAGGGCAAGACGCTGGCAGCAGCATCGACGCTCGAAAAGGATGTGCGCGGCACGTCCGGCGCGAACATCGATGCCGCCAAGGCCGTCGGCCTGCGCATCGCCCAGGTGGCGAAGGATGCAGGCGTGACGCAGGTCGTGTTCGACCGTGGCGGCTTCCTGTTCCATGGCCGCGTCAAGGCGCTGGCCGATGCCGCCCGTGAAGGCGGATTGGAGTTCTAA
- the rpsC gene encoding 30S ribosomal protein S3 produces the protein MGHKSNPIGLRLQINRTWDSRWYAEGADYGRLLLEDLKMRQYIMKTLPQAAISKVVIERPAKLCRVSIFAARPGVIIGKKGTDIEKLRKKLASMTSSDVSLNIVEIRKPEVDAKLVAQGIADQLERRIAFRRAMKRAVQSAMRLGAEGIRINCGGRLGGAEIARSEWYREGRVPLHTLRANIDHATAEAHTAYGVCGVKVWIFKGEILGHDPMATDRLNMESQTSGVRPARDDRR, from the coding sequence ATGGGTCACAAGAGCAACCCCATCGGTCTGCGTCTGCAGATCAACCGCACCTGGGACAGCCGCTGGTATGCCGAGGGCGCCGATTACGGTCGCCTGCTGCTGGAAGATCTCAAGATGCGCCAGTACATCATGAAGACGCTGCCGCAGGCCGCGATCTCCAAGGTGGTGATCGAGCGTCCGGCCAAATTGTGCCGCGTGTCGATCTTCGCTGCGCGTCCCGGCGTCATCATCGGCAAGAAGGGCACGGACATCGAGAAGCTTCGCAAGAAGCTGGCGTCGATGACGTCGTCCGACGTGTCGCTGAACATCGTCGAAATCCGCAAGCCCGAAGTCGACGCCAAGCTCGTCGCACAGGGCATTGCCGACCAGCTGGAGCGCCGCATCGCGTTCCGCCGTGCTATGAAGCGTGCCGTTCAGTCGGCGATGCGTCTGGGCGCGGAAGGCATCCGCATCAACTGCGGCGGCCGTCTGGGTGGTGCTGAAATCGCACGGTCGGAATGGTATCGTGAAGGTCGCGTTCCGCTGCACACGCTGCGCGCGAACATCGATCACGCCACGGCCGAAGCCCACACCGCTTACGGCGTGTGCGGCGTGAAGGTCTGGATCTTCAAGGGCGAGATTCTCGGCCATGATCCGATGGCGACCGATCGACTGAACATGGAATCGCAGACCTCGGGCGTTCGCCCGGCGCGCGATGACCGTCGCTAA
- the rpsE gene encoding 30S ribosomal protein S5, with translation MADEQTPTPVEGATPDAGAADAPRRGRGGRGGDNRGGGPGGNRDNRGRGGRRDDRTPRDENGEELIEKLVHINRVSKTVKGGKRFGFAALVVVGDGKGRVGFGHGKAREVPEAISKATAAAKKSMVRVPLREGRTLHHDGLGHFGAGKVTVRSAPAGTGIIAGGPMRAVFESLGVADVVTKSNGTSNPYNMIRATFEALIDQTSPKAVAQRRGKKIADLLGHGGSKTAEADAAAIVE, from the coding sequence ATGGCTGACGAACAGACCCCAACGCCCGTCGAGGGCGCAACGCCAGACGCCGGTGCAGCCGACGCACCACGCCGTGGCCGTGGTGGCCGTGGTGGCGACAATCGTGGTGGTGGCCCCGGTGGCAACCGCGACAATCGCGGTCGTGGCGGCCGTCGTGACGACCGCACTCCGCGTGACGAGAATGGCGAAGAGCTGATCGAGAAGCTGGTCCACATCAACCGCGTCTCGAAGACGGTAAAGGGCGGCAAGCGCTTCGGCTTTGCAGCACTCGTCGTCGTCGGCGACGGCAAGGGCCGGGTCGGCTTCGGTCATGGCAAGGCACGCGAAGTGCCGGAAGCCATTTCCAAGGCGACCGCTGCTGCCAAGAAGTCGATGGTCCGCGTGCCATTGCGTGAGGGCCGGACGCTGCATCACGATGGTCTCGGTCATTTCGGTGCGGGCAAGGTTACCGTTCGTTCGGCACCGGCAGGCACCGGCATCATCGCCGGCGGACCGATGCGTGCCGTGTTCGAGAGCCTGGGCGTGGCGGACGTCGTGACCAAGTCGAACGGCACGTCGAACCCCTATAACATGATCCGCGCAACCTTTGAGGCGCTGATCGATCAGACGTCGCCAAAGGCAGTCGCACAGCGTCGTGGCAAGAAGATCGCCGATCTGCTCGGCCATGGTGGTTCGAAGACCGCCGAGGCCGATGCCGCTGCGATCGTGGAGTAA
- the rpmC gene encoding 50S ribosomal protein L29, whose product MTKATDLRAKSDDQLGEELGNLKREAFNLRFQAATSQLEKPSRVREVRRDIAKIKTLQNERSRSAAK is encoded by the coding sequence ATGACTAAAGCAACCGATCTGCGCGCCAAGAGCGACGATCAGCTGGGCGAAGAGCTGGGCAATCTGAAGCGCGAGGCGTTCAACCTGCGTTTCCAGGCGGCGACCAGCCAGCTGGAGAAGCCGAGCCGCGTGCGCGAAGTGCGTCGTGACATCGCCAAGATCAAGACGCTGCAGAACGAGCGTTCGCGCTCGGCTGCGAAGTAA
- the rpsQ gene encoding 30S ribosomal protein S17, protein MPKRVLTGQIVSDKGNKTVVVNVERKVKHPLYGKIMRRSKKYHAHDEGNEYKAGETVRIEETAPISKLKTWKVIERVDTHATPERADNA, encoded by the coding sequence ATGCCGAAGCGCGTGCTGACCGGGCAGATCGTGTCCGACAAGGGCAACAAGACGGTGGTCGTGAACGTGGAGCGCAAGGTCAAGCACCCGCTCTATGGCAAGATCATGCGTCGCTCGAAGAAGTATCATGCCCATGACGAGGGCAACGAGTATAAGGCGGGTGAAACCGTGCGGATCGAAGAGACCGCGCCAATCTCCAAGCTGAAGACCTGGAAGGTGATCGAGCGGGTCGATACCCACGCGACGCCTGAGCGGGCCGACAACGCCTAA
- the rplN gene encoding 50S ribosomal protein L14, with product MIQMQSNLDVADNSGAKRVQCIKVLGGSKRRVAGVGDVIVVSIKEAAPRGKVKKGDVHRAVIVRTAKDVRRADGTVIRFDGNAAVLVNKNEEPIGTRIFGPVVRELRSKGFMKIISLAPEVL from the coding sequence ATGATCCAGATGCAGTCCAATCTCGACGTCGCTGACAACAGCGGCGCGAAGCGGGTGCAGTGCATCAAGGTGCTGGGCGGCTCTAAGCGTCGCGTGGCCGGTGTGGGCGACGTCATCGTCGTCAGCATCAAGGAAGCAGCACCCCGCGGCAAGGTGAAGAAGGGTGACGTGCATCGCGCGGTCATCGTTCGCACCGCCAAGGACGTCCGCCGCGCCGATGGCACGGTGATCCGCTTCGACGGCAATGCCGCCGTGCTGGTCAACAAGAACGAAGAGCCGATCGGCACGCGTATCTTTGGCCCGGTCGTGCGCGAACTGCGCTCGAAGGGGTTCATGAAGATCATCTCGCTCGCGCCAGAGGTGCTGTAA
- a CDS encoding type III PLP-dependent enzyme, with product MHKHHSALGLAKALRPVEPVTLVRPHAAQRAARFFVEKFPGTTMYAVKANPSPELLQLLWDSGVTHYDVASIGEVRLTRRTLPKATLCFMHPVKAEEAIEEAYFNHGVRTFSLDTMDELEKIVRATRGAEDLYLCVRIRVSSDHSKLSLASKFGAEPEDVKDLLVATRQAADALGICFHVGSQAMTPTAYIEAMERVRIAIVASSVTVDIVDVGGGFPSTYPGMEPPPLEAYFGVIHNAFENLPISYSAELWCEPGRALCAEYSSLIVRVEKRRGDELYINDGAYGALFDAAHVGWRFPVRLLRDGADSAETVEYSFYGPTCDDLDHMAGPFDLPADVQAGDYIEVGMLGAYGCAMRTAFNGFGADAQVEVTDEPMDTLYSGIAIERPSNVVSLDQFKRRARR from the coding sequence TTGCACAAGCATCATAGCGCGCTCGGGCTAGCGAAAGCCCTACGTCCCGTCGAGCCGGTAACGCTCGTTCGTCCGCACGCAGCACAGCGCGCAGCCCGATTCTTCGTCGAGAAGTTTCCGGGAACGACGATGTATGCCGTCAAGGCAAACCCCTCGCCCGAGCTGCTTCAGCTGCTGTGGGACAGTGGGGTCACGCATTACGACGTCGCGTCGATCGGCGAAGTGCGCCTCACGCGGCGCACGCTGCCCAAGGCGACTTTGTGCTTCATGCACCCGGTCAAGGCCGAGGAAGCGATCGAGGAAGCGTATTTCAACCACGGCGTGCGCACCTTCAGCCTCGACACGATGGACGAGCTGGAAAAGATCGTCCGCGCCACACGTGGTGCGGAAGACCTGTATCTGTGCGTCCGCATCCGCGTGTCGTCCGATCACTCGAAACTCAGCCTTGCATCGAAATTCGGTGCTGAGCCGGAGGATGTGAAGGACCTGCTCGTTGCCACCCGTCAGGCCGCCGATGCCCTAGGCATCTGCTTCCATGTCGGGTCACAGGCGATGACCCCGACCGCCTATATCGAGGCGATGGAGCGCGTGCGCATCGCCATCGTCGCGTCGTCGGTCACGGTCGACATCGTCGATGTCGGCGGCGGCTTCCCGTCCACCTATCCGGGCATGGAGCCACCCCCGCTGGAGGCCTATTTCGGCGTCATCCACAACGCGTTCGAGAATCTGCCGATCTCGTACAGCGCCGAATTGTGGTGCGAGCCGGGCCGGGCATTGTGCGCCGAATACAGCTCGCTGATCGTGCGCGTCGAGAAGCGTCGCGGTGACGAACTGTATATCAACGACGGTGCCTATGGCGCGCTGTTCGATGCGGCGCATGTCGGCTGGCGCTTCCCGGTGCGGCTGCTGCGCGACGGAGCGGACAGCGCCGAGACGGTCGAATACAGCTTCTACGGCCCCACCTGTGACGATCTCGATCACATGGCGGGTCCGTTCGATCTGCCGGCGGACGTTCAGGCGGGTGACTATATCGAGGTCGGGATGCTCGGTGCTTATGGCTGTGCCATGCGTACCGCGTTCAACGGTTTTGGCGCTGATGCCCAGGTTGAAGTGACGGACGAGCCGATGGACACGCTCTATTCGGGCATCGCCATCGAACGGCCAAGCAACGTGGTCAGCCTCGACCAGTTCAAGCGCCGCGCGCGCCGCTGA
- the rplE gene encoding 50S ribosomal protein L5: MADSYTPRMRKLYDETIVKAMTEKFGYKNVMEVPSISKIVLNMGVGEATQDKKKVDQAASEMELIAGQKPVVTKAKKSIAQFKLREGMAIGCKVTLRRERMYEFLDRFVTIALPRVRDFRGLNPKSFDGRGNYACGLKEQLVFPEISYDRIDKVRGMDVIVTTTAKSDDEARELLRLFGFPFPIEADGEAKQAA, from the coding sequence ATGGCTGATTCCTACACACCGCGCATGCGGAAGCTTTATGACGAGACGATCGTCAAGGCGATGACCGAGAAGTTCGGTTACAAGAACGTCATGGAAGTCCCTTCGATCTCGAAGATCGTGCTCAACATGGGCGTGGGCGAAGCGACGCAGGACAAGAAGAAGGTCGACCAAGCAGCTTCCGAAATGGAGCTGATCGCCGGCCAGAAGCCTGTCGTGACCAAGGCGAAGAAGTCGATCGCTCAGTTCAAGCTGCGCGAAGGCATGGCGATTGGCTGCAAGGTCACGCTGCGCCGCGAGCGGATGTACGAGTTTCTCGACCGCTTCGTCACGATCGCGCTGCCGCGCGTTCGGGATTTTCGTGGGCTGAACCCGAAGTCGTTCGACGGCCGTGGCAATTATGCCTGCGGCCTGAAGGAACAGCTCGTGTTCCCCGAGATCAGCTATGACCGCATCGACAAGGTGCGCGGCATGGACGTGATCGTGACCACCACCGCCAAGTCCGACGACGAGGCTCGTGAGCTTCTTCGTCTCTTCGGTTTCCCGTTCCCCATCGAGGCGGACGGCGAAGCGAAGCAGGCAGCGTAA
- the rplP gene encoding 50S ribosomal protein L16, whose product MLQPKKTKFRKAFKGRIKGEAKGGATLNFGSYGLKAMEPERITARQIEAARRAITRHIKRQGRLWIRIFPDVPVSSKPAEVRMGSGKGALEYWAARVKPGRILFELDGVPGPLAAEAFERAAMKLPIKTKVVARLGDTSHLEG is encoded by the coding sequence ATGCTGCAACCGAAAAAGACCAAGTTCCGCAAAGCCTTTAAGGGGCGGATCAAGGGCGAGGCCAAGGGCGGCGCGACGCTGAACTTCGGCTCGTATGGCCTGAAGGCGATGGAGCCGGAGCGGATCACCGCGCGCCAGATCGAGGCGGCTCGCCGCGCGATCACGCGTCACATCAAGCGCCAGGGGCGTTTGTGGATCCGCATCTTCCCGGATGTGCCGGTGTCGTCGAAGCCTGCGGAAGTCCGCATGGGTTCGGGCAAGGGTGCCCTGGAATATTGGGCGGCGCGCGTAAAGCCCGGCCGCATCCTGTTCGAGCTGGACGGCGTTCCCGGCCCGCTCGCGGCGGAAGCGTTCGAGCGTGCGGCGATGAAGCTGCCGATCAAGACCAAGGTCGTGGCCCGCCTCGGCGACACGTCGCACCTGGAGGGTTGA
- the rpsN gene encoding 30S ribosomal protein S14 yields the protein MAKLSSVNKNERRKLLVKKYAGKYAKLKAMAKDQSLDETERLIARLKMAEIPRNGNPTRVRNRCEMTGRPRGYYRKFRLARVILRDLANKGMIPGVTKSSW from the coding sequence ATGGCGAAACTGAGTTCCGTGAACAAGAATGAGCGTCGCAAGCTGCTGGTGAAGAAGTATGCCGGCAAATATGCGAAGCTCAAGGCGATGGCGAAAGACCAGTCGCTCGACGAGACCGAGCGCCTGATCGCTCGCCTCAAGATGGCGGAGATTCCCCGCAACGGGAATCCGACCCGCGTGCGCAACCGGTGCGAAATGACCGGTCGTCCGCGTGGTTATTACCGCAAGTTCCGTCTGGCACGCGTGATTCTGCGTGATCTTGCCAATAAGGGCATGATCCCGGGCGTCACGAAGTCGAGCTGGTAA
- the rplX gene encoding 50S ribosomal protein L24: MAAARIKKGDQVIVLSGKDKGKTGEVVKSMPKDGKVVVSGVNVAVRHTKPTQGDPQGGLKRAEAPMHASKVAHVTADGKATRVRFEERDGKKVRVAVKTGEVING, from the coding sequence ATGGCTGCTGCAAGGATCAAGAAGGGCGACCAGGTTATCGTTCTGTCCGGCAAGGACAAGGGCAAGACCGGTGAAGTCGTCAAGTCGATGCCCAAGGACGGCAAGGTCGTCGTTTCGGGCGTCAACGTGGCCGTGCGCCACACCAAGCCAACTCAGGGCGACCCGCAGGGTGGCCTGAAGCGCGCCGAAGCGCCGATGCATGCATCCAAGGTCGCGCATGTGACCGCGGACGGCAAGGCGACGCGCGTTCGCTTTGAAGAGCGCGACGGCAAGAAGGTTCGCGTGGCCGTCAAGACCGGGGAGGTCATCAATGGCTGA
- the rplF gene encoding 50S ribosomal protein L6: MSRTGKKAIPIPAGVTADVGNGQISIKGPKGTLSMPTVDDISYEMGEGVLVVKPANDTKQARAFWGMQRTLVQNLVTGVTDGFTKKLLITGVGYRASTQGRKLKLQLGYSHDVDLDIPEGVEVKTPDQTTVEISGNDKQKVGQFAAEIRQWRKPEPYKGKGIKYDGEFIFRKEGKKK, translated from the coding sequence ATGAGCCGCACGGGTAAAAAAGCCATTCCGATTCCGGCGGGTGTCACCGCCGATGTCGGCAACGGCCAGATTTCGATCAAGGGTCCGAAGGGGACGCTGTCGATGCCGACCGTCGATGACATCTCATACGAGATGGGCGAAGGCGTGTTGGTGGTGAAGCCGGCCAACGACACCAAGCAGGCTCGCGCCTTTTGGGGCATGCAGCGTACGCTGGTTCAGAACCTGGTGACGGGTGTGACCGATGGCTTCACCAAGAAGCTGCTCATCACCGGCGTCGGCTATCGCGCCAGCACGCAGGGCCGCAAGCTGAAGCTTCAGCTGGGTTATTCGCACGACGTCGATCTGGATATTCCGGAAGGCGTCGAGGTCAAGACGCCCGATCAGACCACGGTCGAGATTTCAGGCAACGACAAGCAGAAGGTCGGCCAGTTCGCGGCTGAAATTCGCCAGTGGCGGAAGCCTGAGCCTTACAAGGGCAAGGGCATCAAGTACGACGGCGAGTTCATCTTCCGCAAGGAAGGGAAGAAGAAGTAA